The following is a genomic window from Desulfofarcimen acetoxidans DSM 771.
AGCGTGTGGAAGAGGTTAATTTAATTGTTCCTCACCCGAGATTGACTGAACGGGCCTTTGTGATGGTGCCTTTGGCCGATTTGGCTCCGAATTTAGTAATGCCCGGCGGGGAAACAGCAGCTATTTTGGCAGAAAGGTTAAAAAAGGAGCAGCTTGTGACTAACGCAGAAAAAACCGGTGACAATTAGAGGTTTTGTATTGGAAGTTAGATCTATTTAGCCAGACCGATGATATAAATAAACTGATAACTTTGTAGGATAAACATAAAATACAGTTAACTATTAATCTTCATTTTTTTGCAAATGAGGTTAATTGATGACTCTTTATTTAGTCAATTGCAAATAGAAAAAATTCCAGAATCGGAACGGTGATTGCATTATTTCACTTACCACTAAAATAGCCTCATTTTCAAAAATATACATCTCATCCATACTATCCACTTTTTAGGTGGATTTTTTTTGCCCACCCAATCAAGATATTTATAAGCGAAAGTCTGCTGTCTTTTTAGTATGGACGACACATGGCACATTGGATAAACCAGTTTTTGTTTGGATAGTATAACTTCAAAATTATAATTATTTATTATCCAGTAATACGAAGCAGGTGATTTTTAGCATGACTTACCAACCGCAAAGAGTATATTTTGAGAGAGAAGCCTTAAATTACCCTTTGGGTGAACGTTTATACCGGGAGTTTTCGCAACAAAAAATAGATATTAAGTTAACCGGTTCTCATAACAGGGTTACAGGTATTCCTGGCAAGACAGCCCGGGAGGCTTACTTGGAGGGTAAGAACACAATGGTTGTGGGTGTGCGGCGCACTTTAAATTTTGAGACCTGCAAGCCTTCCGCTCATTATCAACTTCCTCTGGTTACAGGCTGTTCCGGGATGTGCGAGTACTGTTATCTTAATACTAATATGGGTAAAAAACCTTACATACGTGTTTACGTCAATATAGAAGAGATTTTACAACAGGTAGATAAGTGTATCGAAGAAAGGAAGCCGGAGATTACATTTTTCGAAGGAGCGGCTAACTCTGATCCTTTATCTGTAGAGAAATATACAGGCTTATTAGAACGTACGATTGAATTTTTTGCCAACCGATCTTATGGCAGGTTTAGATTTGTTACTAAGTTTTCAGAAGTGGACAGCCTTTTGGGGATTGAACACAATGGGCATACCCGCTGGCGCTTTAGCCTAAATGCGGAGAATATAATTAAAAAGTACGAGCACAGGTCAACTTCATTGAGGGATCGTGTAAAGGCCGCTTCTAAGGTTGCTCAAAGCGGTTACCCGTTGGGATTTATTATAGCTCCGGTTATTTATTATCCGGGCTGGCAGAAAGATTACCGTGACATGCTCTTATTGCTTAGCAGTAAATTGAGTACTTTTGATGAAGCCGCGACAGAGTTTGAAATAATCACGCATAGATATACGGCACGGGCTAAAAACAATATCTTAGAAATATTCCCTGACACCTCCCTTCCCATGGTGGAGGAGGGACGCAGGTTTAAGTTCGGCCAGTTTGGCTATGGTAAATATGTTTACCCTCAGGAGCAAATGACAGAAATTAAAGAGTTTTTTTCGGCTCAGCTTAACGAGCTATTTCCTCAATCCAGGTTAAAATACTTGGTGTAAAAGATAGAAACTCAAACTACTTATTTCTTTTATGGAGAAATATGCTTATGGCGGATCTGTGGATAAGTTATTGCGACGAAAAGCAAACTCATAATGTGACAAATATTTGTTTTTTCTGATAAGTATGATTTTGAAAAACAAATTGTTTTCAGAAAATTATTGTGATAGAATGTCCGTGTACAGGATGGTATCCTCTGGGGAACCATACCGCTTCAATAAACTCATAATTCCAAGTATTATAACTTTTTTTCAATTAAATGAGGTATGGTACCGCTTGGAGCCGGGACGGACCGAGACGGGGGTATGATTAGTATGCCTTTCGGATTAACCCGGGAGGCTTTTTATTTTTCGACAAGTTTTTATACAAATGTTTTTAAGGGGTAATGAATATGCAAAAGCCTTCTATAGCTATTGTCGGAGCGGGAAAGGTAGGTACCGCGCTGGCTGTCTTGTTGAAAAGCAAGGGTTACCCTGTGGTGGGTATTGCCAGCAGAACCAATCAATCCGCTAGATTGGCTGCGGCCAGGGTATTAACTGATGTAGCGGAAAAGCCTGAGGATATTGCAAGTAAAGCGGAGGTTGTTTTTATAACCACACCGGATCGGGTTATTGCCGAAGTAGACCGAGAGATCATGCAAAACGGCGGCTATAGGCCGGGAACTATAGTGGTACATACCAGCGGCTCACAACCGGCTTCCATATTGAAATCCGCCAGCGGGGCCGGAGCCTATGTTGTCTCGATCCATCCTTTGCAATCATTTGCGGATGTACAGGTGGCAATACATAATATTCCCGGTTCCTATATTGCTCTGGACGGCGACTCTGAGGCAATGCCCGTGGCTGAAATGATTGTCAGCGATCTGGAAGGCAAAAAGTTTATTATTGCAGCCAAAGATAAACCTCTGTATCATGCGGCGGCCTGTATCGCATCTAACTATCTGGTTTCTTTGCTTCACTTTTGTACAGGCCTTTATGAAAAATTTGGTCTGACCAGGCAGCAAGCTTTAGAAGCATTATACCCGCTGATTCAGGGCACGCTTAATAACACAACTCAGGTTGGCCCGGTCAGGGCTTTAACTGGTCCGATTTCCCGGGGGGACACGCCTACAGTGGAAAGCCATCTGAAAGCTTTTACCGGGTGTAATGCACTGGAAAACGATTTATACCGCAAGTTGGGGTTATATACGGTCAAGGTGGCTTTAGAAAAAGGTACTATTAATGATGAACAAGCTTTTGAATTAAACCAACTGCTGGATATGTAGGAAAACCTTAAAGGAGGATAAATATATGACTGGTTCTAAAGTAACTACAGCAACTTTCAGAAATATGAAGCAGGAAAAAAGGCCGGTAACTATGCTGACGGTTTATGACTATCCGATGGCTAAGATGCTTGATGCAGCAGGCATTGATGCCTTGCTGGTGGGGGATTCTCTGGGCAATGTGGTACTGGGTTACGATTCTACTATA
Proteins encoded in this region:
- the splB gene encoding spore photoproduct lyase, with translation MTYQPQRVYFEREALNYPLGERLYREFSQQKIDIKLTGSHNRVTGIPGKTAREAYLEGKNTMVVGVRRTLNFETCKPSAHYQLPLVTGCSGMCEYCYLNTNMGKKPYIRVYVNIEEILQQVDKCIEERKPEITFFEGAANSDPLSVEKYTGLLERTIEFFANRSYGRFRFVTKFSEVDSLLGIEHNGHTRWRFSLNAENIIKKYEHRSTSLRDRVKAASKVAQSGYPLGFIIAPVIYYPGWQKDYRDMLLLLSSKLSTFDEAATEFEIITHRYTARAKNNILEIFPDTSLPMVEEGRRFKFGQFGYGKYVYPQEQMTEIKEFFSAQLNELFPQSRLKYLV
- a CDS encoding Rossmann-like and DUF2520 domain-containing protein, which codes for MQKPSIAIVGAGKVGTALAVLLKSKGYPVVGIASRTNQSARLAAARVLTDVAEKPEDIASKAEVVFITTPDRVIAEVDREIMQNGGYRPGTIVVHTSGSQPASILKSASGAGAYVVSIHPLQSFADVQVAIHNIPGSYIALDGDSEAMPVAEMIVSDLEGKKFIIAAKDKPLYHAAACIASNYLVSLLHFCTGLYEKFGLTRQQALEALYPLIQGTLNNTTQVGPVRALTGPISRGDTPTVESHLKAFTGCNALENDLYRKLGLYTVKVALEKGTINDEQAFELNQLLDM